aaactgattttaaaattCGTAGTggatacatttgtattttcaaGGTTATAAATGAGGATTAGAGTACTGCTTGGGAAAGGTTGGAATCTTTATCAGACAAGCATAGTACCCTTCTACAGTACACCATTTCCAAAAACCAGACTGGACCAAACACTACGATCATATCACAGGCTGGTGCATGAAAAGGCTTATGTGAACGGACAATGGGTTGAGGCCAGCAGTGGAAAGACATTTGATGGTaattgtaacaaataaaatatcgtGTGTTTACAATGTAATATTAACTGACAGCTTTTTGATAGAAGATAACATTAAGTGTATATTTATTTGAACTATACATGTTAAGTAACGGTTACTTGTTATCCTATAGCTATCACAGTAACCaaacttataatttgatacgccagacgcgcgtttcgtctcaaGACTCATAATTGACGtttagatcaaaatagttagaaagcccaataagtataaaattgaagaacattgaggatccaaaattccaaaaagttgtgccaaatacggctatggtaaACTATgtcttggataagaaaatccttattttttcgaataattcatacttttgcaagcagttatagatttataaaaatgaccatataattgatattcatgtcaacactggaTTGCTGACTACTGGCCTGGTAATACCTTCGGGGATGAAACATACAGCAACAGTACCATCGCctcagtggtgtaaatagttatcaatgtTATCAGGCTTATAATTTCAAACGCCAGACGCATCAGTCGTCTACATCAGACTAATCAGTAACGCTCGgttcaaaatagttagaaagtcAAACaggtaaaaagttgaagagcattgaaaaccaaaaattccaaaaaattgtgccaaatactaAGACTGAATTCAATTATGTTTGCCAAACAATTGAAGTAAAATTTGTATCTGTAGAGACTCAAATCGCATCAGAATATTAGAATATGAATAGCACCGTGTATCTTAGATTATTTCTTCCCCATCATTGTTTCATTACTATTTTTCATCGTCACAATATCAAACTGAATTCACACATGTATAGCGTGCTGGAGAAAGTGCACAGTTACTTTGACTATCTTTAAATTTACACTTATCTTAAGAGTTGTCTTGATTTTTGTAAAGGAGgtacaaaagataccagagggatatttaaatcattaatcgaaattaaactgacaacgacatatgaccaaaacagaaaaagataaacagacaaacaattgttacacatgacacaatatagaaactATAGACTAAAACAAcccgaatcccaccaaaaactgagggttatctcaggtgctcGTTACATGTATACCAATCAACAAAAGTAACGAAGTAAAtgaatttatcataaaatattttctaaaggaatATGTTTGATCAAGCCAAATCTCTACAGAGAGACACTGATGTGTCTGTTTTCTGTAAATACCTGTAccctacatatttttttttcaataaatgtgtagtgatctttataaaattaataataatccGGGTTTTTTAAAgactatttcatttttaacaaaacaggcttaatatgtaataaatgtaacATGTTAAAAACTTCCGTTTAATGTGTCTGTGAAAATCTTTAAATTGAACTTTTGACCTcacaatatatacatgttaggTGTTCTGAAACCCATAATGATATTGTGAATTTTAATTATTCACCCTTTTTATGACACAGTCTTCAATCCCTCTACACAAGAACAGATAGGATGTGTCCCAGACATGAATGCAGGGGATACCGAGAGGGCTATACAGTGTGCTGCTGAGGCATTTGATACCTGGAAAGAAACAACTGCTAAGGTAGTGTATACTTGAAGGGTTACTGAAACATTGagtattatttttaatcatgtttatgttaaTCAACAGCCACAACGAAGGCAATGTGTTTGCACATGATAAGACAaataaatgcataaatttcaTACATAATGACTAGTAGTTTACACAAAATAACAAGAGCCATCTCACTGTGAGGATTGACTGGTTAAgtaaatactgtggattcattattattcgttggataccaattttcgtgaattTCGTGGGCACAGtcgaaccacgaaattaaatattcaacgaatgatAAGTTTTCTATAGATTTTAatgcagacttcagcaaaaccacgaaattaaatatccacgaatatgcaagtttttctaaatccacgaaaattggtaccaacgaaaataaatgaatccacagtagatcACAAAGACTTCTGGGTTCTCCGATCTGACAGTGAAAAAGTGTTACAGAAGGAAATCCGTTTTACTATATGGGAGTAGGGTGTATACATACGCATCAATATCATTTTGGAAAAGGGATTGGATGCTTAATTTTCTTTGTGTTCGATGGCCGTTTGTTTGCCTTTTGACACATTCGCAGTTTCCATGTATCGCTAAAAGATGAGAATAATACCAAAGTAGCATATGAGCGATGAGCAGATTTGCCGATTAAACTTTGGGTGATTGTAGACTCTTGTCCGTCTTCGATATTTTCTTTTGCTCCGATGGTACACGTATCTCCGTTCTCTTCTTTATATAATCAAAGTTAAAACTCTTGTATATTGTGATTTATTGATTACAGGAAAGAAGTAATATCTTGAGACGATGGGTTGACCTGTGTAATGAAAACAAGGAAGATCTAGCCAAGATTTTGACATTAGAAATGGTTAGTTTTCCTATGTTTAAAGCACTATCCTACATTTTGCTGTGTCCATTGCTTTGTTAACACTCTTCTTATAATTTTACAGCTTATACAAATTTCGTAATTGTTCCATGAGCTATGCTGATAACTTGGAATGTTGTGTTCACGCTTTTACCGTTTGATTTAGACATTGCTTGGTTGTCTAAcgtttatattacaaaaaaacatatgtacTTAAGGATGGCTTCTTTTAACTGGTCATTTGCAATCTGCAATGATTGGTTTGTTCTTTTAAAGCAAGAGTATAATGTTAATCTTGCATAATATACACGCCCGATAATTCATCAAACTGCTTTTTACAGGTCAAAGTAATTATACTTTTATTGCATCTTtggatttcttttaaataattagaatttgttttatttcacaaGTCTCGTCATTCtccttaaaattttgaaagaacTATTTTTTACTCATAAGGGAAAGCCCCTCCAGGAATCAATCGGTGAACTAGACTATGGAATAGGATTTCTAGAATGGTTTTCTGAAGAAGCCAGACGTGTTTATGGCGATATCATACCATCTCCCGCCAAATCAAAGAAAATGTTCGTACTGAAACAGCCGATAGGGGTAACTGGTATGATAACACCGGTAAGTATAATATATCTTTTTGGGGTTTTAAACGAATTCATGCACATTAGTGATATTACAAATATGGAAATCAGCGTAGTTGTAGTTAGATTGAACAGTTGAAATTGGCaactaaattttattatttgataatttgatgAGTAAGTAGTAGATCGGccgacatttatattttaagaaggAGTATaagcttttaatttttctttgtttgtttgataaaaacagtgtgtgttttaaaatacatatctatTGAAGTACAGAACTTAGATACTTTATAGTTTACATGCATTATAGTATACTAACAAAGGAAAAGGACAATGCAAATGCTACTGAATATATGTACACGTCATGATCCGTGCATTTCACTGTTATAACATACACTTTTCGAACAAACCAAATAATCTCCATCTGATTTTTTGTTAATGCGGACACTTGATTATGAGCATTCGTGATACAATCAAGACGTCTTTTGATGATGCGTCATGTTGTAACGCTACTGGTCAGTTTATCTAGTGAAGCAGATTAGATAGTCTTCTTTCTGGAATTAACTCTTAAATTAAACTAAGctttgacaattctgtgttgaCATTCTTGTTTAACATTGATTATCTTCCTATTTTAAAGTGGAATTTTCCTCATGCCATGATCACACGAAAAGCAGGACCCGCCATAGCTGCAGGTTGTACTGTAGTATTGAAACCTGCAGAAGATACACCATACTCTGCATTAGCTCTATGTGAGGTAATATCATGATGTTAcaagatttgaaaaatattaaccTATACTAGTCAAATTACAACTTTTCTAATACCTTTAAAAATGGCAAACCATTCAAACGTGTatctctccacaaaagaccaaatcaAAATTCAACAATAATTGAATTATTACCTTATCGTATAAAGCAGCCATGGTCAGACTGCTTGTGTTTATACAATGGTATTTCATGATAACTGTCTTTtctggtcattttttttttaatttaaaatcctATGTTTACTACTTATCACTAGAATAAttctttattataaaacaaatattaaaaaaaataataagagcAATCAATCAGAAAAAATTTAGATCTGTTACAAATaagaaaagttatattttcaCTAAATTATAAATGATCTTACTACTTATTTATTTCTTGTGTACAaaacatatatctatatttctattttgaacATTTATCTGAAAATCAGTTGGCAGAACAAGCAGGATTGCCGTCTGGTGTGTTGAATATTGTTACATGTAGCAGAGATAACTCAGCGGAAGTTGGCAAAACACTGTGTAAAAGTCCTACCATCAAACAGATATCGTTTACAGGATCAACTCCAGTAGGAAAGGTAAATAAGATATAATTCCTAAAACCTACTTCCGTTAGACGTCATTTTCGACTGTCGAAGGAATTCGAagttatgtacaaaatgtaagaaaatcgtatttatattacaatcagacaaactttattatttttatgccccacctacgatagtctctgctctgtgcgtccgttcgtctcgtccttctgtctgtcccgcttcaggttaaagtttttggtcaaggtagtttttgatgaagttgaagtccaatcaacttgaaacttagtacacatgttccctttgatctAATctatctaattttaatgcctgattatattttttatccaatttcatggtccattgaacatggataATGCTAGTGCGAGTAGACTGTATTGCTAATTTTGTCGTTGGTTTATAAACTGAAAACTTTGTTTCGAAAAATAATTAAGTGACTTGTTCGcatatattaattaaaacttttaaatatgtaaTTGAACGGCCATCAGTCAAAAATGTTATGTGCAATACTATTTGGCATGACCTTTCACCTCAAACTATTTCTCAATAACATGTATTACATGACCACGGCAGTTGTATATGTCGCATACAGTTGCTTCAATTTAGGACGATGTACCATGTACGTTTACCATTGGCAAGTTTAATATAATTCTCTTTTAAGACATGACCATGTTTTGAACCATATTTCTttgccattttgtttatattttgtggtTATTTAGTAGTATTTGTTTAACGATGGGCATATAATATAATTCAAAGCGTGTCGTATGAaatctttactttttttgttttatatattagaaatttgaataatattattaaCATTTTATCTGATTAACGCTTTTAAATACACTTTGAAAAATGAGTATCCTTTATTAAAAAACAAGTTAAAGATTACAGCAAAATTATTCATAGGATGTGCTAAAAAATGTTTCATGGTTATCTCATCTTGTAGATTTTACTTGAACAATCAGCTTCTACTGTAAAGAAGGTTTCATTAGAGAATGGCGGGAATGCACCGTTTATAGTGTTTGAAACAGCAGATATTCACAAAGCTGTAACCGGATTTATGGGgagtaaattcagaaataccGGTCAGGTAAGTTCTATTATTTCAATCATCATTCTATCAATGGGAAAAATGACGATTTACTAAAAGAAAATCAGAATTGAATGCATTAACTTGGGTTCGTGATCAGCACTGACAAAgatgtataatatttatttttatttttagaattgacaacattgaaaaatatcttacctgacaaaaaaatacacagCCTGTTCAAAACTTCACCCTATATATAACCTTATATCAAGAAGACATAGCATgttctacatttaaaattctatgATGATGGACTTTATTCTGTTTTTCATGATGAGCTTTTAAGGCAACAcgtatgaaaaaaattgttattaattttcatagttttattgtatttctatTTCAGTTCTAATTACCTCGAACAGTGTATTTGATAGTTTACTTCAATATTGTATTACTTGTTATGAACATGGCATACGTTTATCATAGAtaattttccatttaaattgaagaaaaaaaatgtttgttttattagtgAACATGTGAAATATATTCAgacatttattaaaaagttcattttaGGCGTGCATATGTGCAAATCGAATTATGGTACAAGATTCCATTTACGAGACATTCCTAGATGCTTTAGCTAAAAGGATGAAACAAGAATTACATATCGGGGATGGCTTTAATCCAAAGTCTACACAAGGACCTCTTATCAATGCAAGAGCAGTTGAAAAGGTAAAAAGACACTAAAATGAATACTACAAcctggcacggtacttgtctatcccaaattcatgtatttggttttgatgttatatttgttattcacctggtgttttgtctgatgcttggtccatttcggtgttgtgtcgttgttctcctcttatatttaatgcgtttcccttggttttagtttgttaccccgattttgttttttgtgcatggatttatgagttttgaacagcgtcatactactgttgcctttatttatattgttcatttgtttaacgtttttattattatatggcTTATTCAAAGTTTCTGAAGTCTGTTTAAAGATTGAATAAAACCAAGTAAGATAGTGGATACCAATTCAACAAGAAAAGTGATATGCGTACATAAATTGTATGCATCAGTGAAActtcttttatttgattttgccatgagattatggactttccgaattaaTTTCCTCAgaagttcagtttttttgtgcttttacttttttctactGTTGTACCAACTCTCATCCTCCTGGTTATCATAGGTAATACAACGATAATACTAAATGTGTACAACCGAGGAACATATAAACTATTTGTTGGATaactttattaaaagtaaaaacaaatcatcGAATTAGGCAAATAATTTGGATGGACTGCAAAACAATAAGTGATAAATGTTTAGTCGATTAGATAATGTAAAAATTACTGTAGTAAACATAACCTAATTGGCTCGacaattactgtaaaccaactaaatttcgcgagcgatttattttcgcgacttaagcgagtagaaaaataacgcgaatttaaatcgtcgcgaatatgtaaaacttggACTTTCCCTTATTTAACTATATCAAGTTCATGAGAAAATCGCGAAATGAAATTGCAGCGAAATGGACTCGGAATAGCTAAAcgtgaaataaagtatccgcaaaaataagttggtttacagtatatggattcattgtcaaaaacaaaacatgacaaTACATTTCAAGTACGGATAACAGTGTATATAGCCTTAAATAAGCATAACTGAGTCTTGTAAAATGAGAGAAAAAGAGATAcgtgtataataaaataaaatccttaCACACACAATGGTTCCTTGTTTCAACGCCAAAGCGAGGATTTTCAAAAGGAGCATTAAATCTAATAATATTACTGTAACAATTCCCTGATAATCAGATAGTACACACATCTAGGCAAAATATGACACAGCAAGTTCTTTGACTTTGTAAGGATAGATATgctaatatataatgtataaggAATCTAAATAATTCGTAGGAATTCATAAAAACTTGAGAAACATCCAGAATGAATAGCAAACAGAGATGTATTATGTGTACACATAATTATACctgttataaaacaaattcatttgaaGCCTACATTTGGCACTGACAGAAACGATtgtcaatttaaaagaaaataatatattcttTAAATGAAACCCCTACATACATTTGACAAGACCTATGTATTATAtggttcattttttaattttgatacaaTTTATCCAGATAATGtaattttcagattgatcattTGGTTCAAGATGCTAAATCAAATGGTGCCAAGATATTATTAGGCGGACAAAGGAAAGAGGGTAATTTCTATGAGCCTACACTTATCCGTGATGTTACAACTGATATGAGATGTTATAACGAGGAACAGTTCGGCCCACTGGCTGCTGTCATAAGGTACATTGTATACTGAGAAGGTTTAACTTGGTTTAACATGGTTTAACATGGTTAAGTAAAACCTGGTATCTGCTTTGAATAATAGAGGTATAAATTCTCAAATCAACATCGATTCGTGTTCCATACTGTTGTTACAAGAATAAGCAGGAATTGAACTAATATATTAAGCATCAATGATACAACGTTtgacaaaagaaataatatagatataattgtataGCATTAATAACGtggtgttttaaatttttttatgaataatttgaACATGGGTTGATTACTGTTATATATTGATGAccttttctataaaattaaattgataagctatttaaattgcttatttcagatttaaaacAGAAGAAGAGGCGATATATTTGGCAAACAATACATCATCAGGCCTAGCGGGTAAATTCAGCTAACATACTTTTGGATAATTAAAATCGAATGTTAACAAATGACGTCCTCTTTCATGACCAAAACGTTGGGTTTATTTTATAAACccataattaaa
This Mytilus trossulus isolate FHL-02 chromosome 14, PNRI_Mtr1.1.1.hap1, whole genome shotgun sequence DNA region includes the following protein-coding sequences:
- the LOC134697265 gene encoding glutarate-semialdehyde dehydrogenase-like → MRIRVLLGKGWNLYQTSIVPFYSTPFPKTRLDQTLRSYHRLVHEKAYVNGQWVEASSGKTFDVFNPSTQEQIGCVPDMNAGDTERAIQCAAEAFDTWKETTAKERSNILRRWVDLCNENKEDLAKILTLEMGKPLQESIGELDYGIGFLEWFSEEARRVYGDIIPSPAKSKKMFVLKQPIGVTGMITPWNFPHAMITRKAGPAIAAGCTVVLKPAEDTPYSALALCELAEQAGLPSGVLNIVTCSRDNSAEVGKTLCKSPTIKQISFTGSTPVGKILLEQSASTVKKVSLENGGNAPFIVFETADIHKAVTGFMGSKFRNTGQACICANRIMVQDSIYETFLDALAKRMKQELHIGDGFNPKSTQGPLINARAVEKIDHLVQDAKSNGAKILLGGQRKEGNFYEPTLIRDVTTDMRCYNEEQFGPLAAVIRFKTEEEAIYLANNTSSGLAGYVFTEKISEMWRIAEKLEFGIVGVNEGLPAMPEAIFGGWKESGLGREGGKYGLEDYLEIKYVCMGGLE